The Akkermansia sp. N21116 genome includes a region encoding these proteins:
- a CDS encoding metallophosphoesterase — MCYCCLGILGLASSGASGGDGGNSFCFGLVADIQYGDCDANRARFYRNSLSKLEECITAFNEAEVAFTVNLGDSVDRSQNDLAPVLERFAKLRAPLYHITGNHDYKGLKNNETLYRQLGMPGEYYSVLRNGWRLIMLNTNEIASYSNCGGTWKEAELKQMEKIIALEKRNNGQTYNGGVSSKQLQWLDTQLREARDKGEQVLVFSHHPLYPPIGLTALNDKEILNILSSYPCVKAVISGHHHAGAYGEYRGISCITLEGMIETEKTTAYAVVKVTPEAISIKGQGRAKSRVIPLSSLGKKD, encoded by the coding sequence ATGTGTTACTGTTGCCTGGGTATATTGGGGTTGGCTTCTTCGGGGGCTAGTGGAGGAGACGGAGGCAATTCATTTTGCTTCGGTTTGGTGGCCGATATCCAGTATGGGGATTGTGATGCCAACCGGGCTCGGTTTTACCGTAATTCTTTATCGAAGCTGGAGGAATGTATTACTGCCTTTAATGAGGCGGAGGTTGCTTTTACGGTGAACTTGGGGGACTCTGTGGACCGGAGTCAGAATGATCTGGCTCCTGTTTTGGAACGGTTTGCCAAGCTTCGGGCACCTTTGTATCATATAACGGGCAATCATGATTACAAGGGACTGAAGAATAATGAAACTTTATACCGTCAGTTGGGCATGCCCGGGGAATATTATTCGGTTTTACGGAATGGGTGGCGTCTGATTATGTTGAATACGAATGAGATAGCTTCTTATTCCAATTGCGGTGGTACATGGAAGGAAGCTGAGCTCAAGCAGATGGAGAAGATCATTGCCTTGGAGAAGAGGAATAATGGGCAGACATATAATGGAGGGGTCAGTTCCAAACAATTGCAGTGGCTTGATACCCAATTGCGTGAAGCTCGGGACAAAGGAGAACAAGTCCTTGTGTTTTCCCATCATCCCCTCTATCCCCCCATTGGGTTGACGGCATTGAACGACAAGGAGATCCTGAACATCCTTTCCTCTTATCCATGCGTCAAAGCCGTGATCAGCGGCCATCACCATGCTGGGGCTTATGGCGAGTACAGGGGGATTTCCTGTATAACACTGGAAGGGATGATCGAAACAGAAAAGACTACTGCCTATGCCGTGGTGAAAGTTACGCCCGAAGCCATTTCCATCAAGGGCCAGGGAAGGGCCAAGTCCCGTGTAATCCCCCTGTCATCCCTGGGCAAGAAGGATTAA
- a CDS encoding serpin family protein — translation MKKSRLLALSMGTVLTLTMLPGNSASPEQALIEKDTTRSNALGLLVLKRMFDQKVSPDGNIVLSPAGIASTLAILQPGSRGDTKDALDQVLGQSTDGVQAFQVWQNIRQHSRIAFRQAERVFLSNKFAIDDFYPSQAMVTRLDLAQNPEQSTQSINQWVAQQTNGAFQLTLTDGSVGEQTPMVAVGAFTFSGIWETPFPASSVTKGNFRVGSQNVETSMMTHEVRATYATTPDYTMLALPYAPRTTDGKTPSSTPLLMVMIMPSESSTLRNFLRDLTPEKLQGILPSSPPCKVRATIPAFKTVTAYSPSLKPFLEFAGLGVLFSPSQADFSGLVATPPATPLFLGDFYQQCMVTVTAVNDAQNPPEPLSGTSSPEEASSTVIPAIRIDRSFFWCIYDPNTGNIIFMGTEEDPSRLIPNPYDVEENQNNLSEPDSLSPLNRLHRQERDHALEKLQTAPTKS, via the coding sequence ATGAAGAAGTCCCGTTTATTGGCGCTTTCGATGGGAACAGTGCTAACTCTCACCATGCTGCCGGGTAACAGTGCTAGTCCGGAGCAAGCCCTGATAGAGAAGGATACAACCCGGAGCAATGCCCTAGGTCTTCTGGTTCTCAAGCGCATGTTCGATCAGAAGGTGTCGCCGGATGGCAATATCGTGCTGTCACCGGCTGGAATAGCATCCACTCTGGCAATTCTCCAGCCGGGTTCCCGCGGTGATACGAAAGATGCCCTGGATCAGGTGCTTGGGCAATCTACGGATGGAGTACAAGCTTTTCAGGTATGGCAAAATATCCGGCAACACAGCCGGATTGCCTTTCGGCAGGCGGAACGGGTGTTTCTTTCCAACAAGTTTGCAATTGATGACTTTTACCCATCCCAGGCGATGGTTACCCGGCTTGACCTTGCACAAAATCCGGAACAATCCACCCAATCTATCAATCAATGGGTTGCCCAGCAAACGAATGGTGCGTTCCAGCTTACTCTAACGGATGGCTCCGTTGGTGAACAAACTCCCATGGTTGCCGTTGGAGCTTTTACATTCTCGGGCATTTGGGAAACTCCTTTTCCGGCAAGTTCCGTCACGAAAGGCAACTTCCGGGTCGGTTCGCAAAATGTCGAGACAAGCATGATGACTCATGAAGTCCGGGCAACCTATGCAACAACCCCGGATTACACAATGCTGGCCCTTCCCTATGCCCCTCGAACAACGGACGGCAAAACGCCATCTTCAACTCCGCTCTTGATGGTAATGATCATGCCCTCCGAATCATCGACATTGCGGAATTTCCTGCGCGACCTGACACCGGAGAAACTCCAGGGCATTCTTCCCTCCTCCCCTCCCTGCAAAGTCCGAGCCACAATACCCGCATTCAAAACCGTCACGGCCTATTCCCCTTCGTTGAAACCGTTTCTGGAGTTCGCGGGACTGGGGGTTTTGTTTTCTCCGTCTCAAGCCGATTTTTCGGGGTTGGTTGCAACGCCTCCGGCAACCCCGCTTTTCCTGGGAGATTTCTATCAGCAATGCATGGTGACGGTAACAGCGGTAAATGATGCTCAAAATCCTCCAGAGCCCCTCTCCGGAACATCATCCCCGGAAGAAGCATCCTCCACAGTCATTCCTGCTATCCGTATCGACCGTTCGTTTTTCTGGTGCATTTATGACCCGAACACCGGCAATATCATTTTCATGGGAACGGAAGAAGATCCCAGCCGCTTGATTCCCAATCCCTACGATGTGGAAGAGAATCAAAACAATCTTTCGGAACCTGATTCTCTCTCCCCTCTCAATCGGCTCCATCGTCAGGAAAGGGATCATGCTCTGGAAAAACTCCAGACCGCACCAACGAAGTCCTAA
- a CDS encoding serpin family protein, which translates to MNTIPRFILHTTLCLSLLALPLLHGEEAPSLPAVNQLGFHVFKYFSQQQKESYKSFTFSPLNMVSSLELIKGLSPESSRQQIETILGSGKNYDTLTQCLPRQNSRSHTATTNFFLFINNKFKMPKGYPYTKLAVRKDFTHGDKLVEEINQWVQYKSEGGFTSSFTPEQIHPQLRFILTSILDVRLTWEFPFYRNKTKNSKFYIAPGHSLIVPMMKHDLLPCAHGKEEGYSFVSIPCKPNPDGHQIAMTCIMPTTRQSLQDFIARLTQEQLKKILATPKSDQNIQAYIVLYLPRFGNKSKAMDMISPVSSFPALEGCFTTLPEERGIWKQSCIIRVSEEGVRARAIDESTDPFGGGTQTYIFNRPFMWVIHDTTEPLMLFMGVFSPQPTKN; encoded by the coding sequence ATGAATACGATTCCTCGCTTCATCCTCCATACAACGCTTTGCCTGAGTCTCCTTGCCCTTCCCTTGCTCCACGGAGAGGAAGCCCCCTCTCTACCGGCAGTCAACCAACTTGGGTTCCATGTCTTCAAGTATTTCTCACAACAGCAGAAAGAATCCTACAAATCGTTCACGTTCTCACCTTTGAATATGGTCTCCTCTCTGGAACTCATCAAGGGATTGTCTCCGGAGTCCTCCCGACAACAAATTGAAACGATACTGGGAAGCGGTAAAAATTACGATACCCTTACCCAATGCCTTCCCCGGCAAAATTCACGGTCTCATACAGCGACAACGAATTTTTTCCTCTTCATCAACAACAAGTTCAAAATGCCGAAAGGCTATCCCTATACGAAACTTGCCGTCCGAAAGGATTTCACGCATGGAGACAAGCTCGTTGAGGAAATAAATCAATGGGTTCAGTATAAATCGGAAGGCGGTTTTACTTCATCGTTCACCCCGGAACAAATACATCCTCAATTGCGTTTCATCCTCACAAGTATCCTTGATGTTCGCCTGACGTGGGAATTCCCCTTCTATCGCAATAAAACTAAAAATTCAAAATTCTATATTGCACCCGGACATTCCCTAATCGTCCCCATGATGAAACACGATTTACTTCCCTGTGCCCATGGGAAGGAAGAAGGATATTCCTTTGTATCCATTCCCTGCAAACCCAATCCGGATGGTCATCAGATTGCCATGACTTGCATTATGCCGACGACCCGTCAGTCACTCCAGGATTTCATTGCCCGGCTCACTCAGGAACAGCTGAAGAAGATCCTGGCAACTCCGAAGTCAGATCAGAATATACAAGCTTACATTGTCCTGTACTTACCCCGTTTCGGTAACAAATCGAAAGCGATGGATATGATCAGTCCAGTGTCAAGCTTTCCGGCCTTGGAGGGATGTTTCACCACATTGCCCGAAGAAAGAGGCATCTGGAAACAGAGCTGTATCATCCGTGTCAGTGAAGAGGGAGTAAGGGCTCGCGCCATAGATGAATCGACGGATCCATTCGGAGGCGGAACGCAAACCTATATCTTTAACCGTCCCTTCATGTGGGTCATCCATGATACGACGGAACCGCTCATGCTCTTCATGGGCGTATTTTCCCCTCAACCGACAAAGAATTAA
- a CDS encoding c-type cytochrome, with translation MNDRSCVMHDNGKDSSGRMWWLCCLAWLAVACLLGMAQSATVVDVLAGLAGGDIANIGLLVLAREGVMLYGFGWSCLMGMSRAVAGSGVGGPMSGGERLLTVLWSFCVALGTLSVLVGSGSGVPVMPFAPWVMPALLVIGVLQVVLLVRKGECGTGMVPCVVALGLVWGCMAAGYWSLSDGVTGADGQFVVFGWLKQAWCIGAAMCGSALFLKWSGEQGWHVWVPMLLLAAYAGDSGSWYMPVAHGVWSSPGSSVWLGGGALLVVILTALMRGRGGARRLSGFWLASLCLWGAALIVVPDGAGVFQLSPMNWYVVDATLVLAVAVPLMTGCSAKWTRWCLGIGVVVFLLVFVFSATALLPGEYARGDKQTTLLDLGLVIVSSGYAVAWLLWMAFAMGEVRLAYRGKTSGGMEPAAGDRGRRDCSERNGGGRWLPGWVLPVVLAAGCVVPVMSFVGKLSPVTGGGGLVSKRPGADRQGAALYASSGCGVCHTQIVRRLPDGKDLQESVYQNGNGDGVARVSEPEDWSRPAGEGLPHLGWVRLGPDLFQLGAWAEQRVRFTNQDGQGEPVARPEEWLMLHLYNPRDRRFGRTGSLCPSLAEWFDVVEEQAGQSHADSLPIQSPPGTIVVPGEKIRHLVAYLRTLKRGNVTRAEMLQGIAQVVPDAELHARPFVEASYARNLPAIDTSRKEQALDVLVMQKGKQLYSTKCTLCHGADGRGDGVNYPPLEQSEWIAKEPSIMARIVRNGVTGKIPVAGKTWDTTMLPPGISSPEEAAAVMTYVRRRFGTSESPRISVDQVRDWWRQYGDEPYRVSEP, from the coding sequence ATGAATGATCGTTCTTGTGTGATGCATGACAATGGGAAGGATTCTTCAGGACGCATGTGGTGGCTATGCTGCCTGGCCTGGCTTGCCGTGGCATGTTTGCTGGGGATGGCACAGTCAGCCACCGTGGTAGATGTGTTGGCGGGACTGGCCGGCGGTGATATTGCCAATATCGGGTTGCTTGTTTTGGCGAGGGAAGGGGTGATGTTGTATGGTTTTGGCTGGTCGTGCCTGATGGGGATGTCCCGGGCCGTGGCCGGAAGTGGGGTGGGCGGGCCGATGTCCGGAGGGGAACGGTTGTTGACTGTTTTGTGGTCTTTTTGTGTCGCCCTGGGGACACTGAGCGTTCTTGTCGGATCCGGCAGCGGCGTTCCCGTAATGCCGTTTGCTCCGTGGGTGATGCCCGCGTTGCTCGTGATTGGGGTATTGCAGGTTGTTCTGCTTGTCCGGAAGGGAGAATGCGGAACAGGCATGGTGCCTTGTGTGGTTGCCTTGGGGCTGGTATGGGGGTGCATGGCGGCGGGATACTGGAGTTTGTCGGACGGTGTGACGGGGGCGGACGGTCAATTCGTTGTTTTCGGGTGGTTGAAGCAGGCGTGGTGTATTGGAGCTGCGATGTGCGGCAGTGCCTTGTTTTTAAAGTGGTCCGGTGAGCAAGGCTGGCACGTGTGGGTGCCGATGCTCCTGTTGGCGGCGTATGCCGGGGATTCCGGATCATGGTATATGCCTGTTGCGCATGGTGTATGGAGTTCCCCCGGTTCATCCGTGTGGCTGGGGGGAGGTGCTTTGCTGGTGGTGATTCTGACTGCCCTGATGAGGGGCAGGGGAGGGGCTCGGCGCCTGTCGGGTTTCTGGCTGGCGAGTTTGTGCCTGTGGGGGGCTGCCCTGATTGTAGTGCCTGACGGAGCCGGAGTGTTCCAACTTTCGCCGATGAATTGGTACGTTGTGGATGCGACGCTTGTGTTGGCTGTAGCTGTTCCCTTGATGACGGGGTGTTCCGCAAAGTGGACCCGCTGGTGTCTGGGGATTGGTGTTGTCGTGTTTTTGCTGGTGTTTGTGTTTTCGGCTACAGCTTTACTGCCGGGCGAGTACGCGAGAGGGGACAAGCAGACGACGCTGCTGGATCTGGGGCTTGTGATCGTTTCGTCCGGCTATGCCGTTGCCTGGCTTTTGTGGATGGCTTTTGCCATGGGAGAAGTCCGACTTGCATACCGGGGGAAAACTTCCGGTGGGATGGAGCCGGCAGCTGGTGACCGGGGAAGGAGGGATTGCTCCGAAAGGAATGGGGGAGGAAGATGGCTGCCCGGATGGGTTCTGCCGGTTGTGTTGGCGGCAGGGTGTGTCGTGCCTGTGATGTCCTTTGTTGGGAAGCTTTCCCCGGTTACTGGGGGTGGAGGCTTGGTTTCCAAACGCCCGGGTGCTGACCGACAGGGCGCTGCTCTTTATGCTTCATCCGGATGTGGCGTTTGCCATACTCAAATTGTCCGGCGTCTTCCCGACGGGAAAGATCTTCAGGAATCCGTGTACCAGAACGGGAATGGGGACGGTGTTGCCCGTGTCAGCGAACCGGAGGACTGGTCTCGTCCAGCCGGGGAAGGGCTTCCTCACTTGGGCTGGGTACGCCTGGGACCGGACTTGTTCCAGTTGGGGGCTTGGGCGGAACAACGCGTCCGCTTTACCAATCAGGATGGTCAGGGAGAACCTGTCGCCCGTCCCGAGGAATGGTTGATGCTACACCTGTATAACCCGCGCGACCGTCGTTTTGGACGTACCGGTTCGTTGTGTCCTTCGCTGGCCGAATGGTTCGATGTGGTGGAGGAACAAGCCGGACAATCGCATGCGGATTCTCTGCCTATTCAGAGTCCTCCCGGAACGATCGTTGTACCCGGAGAGAAAATCCGTCATCTTGTTGCCTACCTGCGTACTTTGAAACGCGGAAACGTGACGCGGGCGGAGATGTTGCAAGGCATTGCCCAGGTTGTGCCTGATGCTGAACTTCATGCCCGTCCCTTTGTCGAGGCCTCCTACGCACGCAATCTTCCTGCAATTGATACCAGCCGGAAGGAACAAGCCCTCGATGTCCTCGTGATGCAAAAAGGTAAACAGCTTTACTCGACGAAGTGTACTCTTTGCCATGGTGCCGATGGACGAGGCGACGGTGTTAATTACCCGCCGCTTGAACAATCCGAATGGATCGCGAAAGAACCGTCGATCATGGCGCGCATCGTTCGCAATGGCGTTACGGGAAAAATCCCGGTGGCCGGAAAAACGTGGGATACTACCATGCTGCCCCCCGGAATCTCCTCCCCGGAAGAAGCTGCTGCCGTGATGACCTATGTGCGCCGTCGTTTCGGGACATCTGAATCCCCCCGAATTTCAGTTGACCAGGTTCGGGACTGGTGGCGGCAGTATGGTGATGAACCTTACCGGGTTTCGGAACCGTAA
- a CDS encoding cytochrome c, protein MRRDWIVAAVALALVAGWVVFRNDSGHGSADYLFDNHVTQVRLDSQRRVEEQGRTVMTVPPHVQPVGIPAPGMTGELVFSRSGGGYLETGKRAGSFGDTVPVELTSVMPVRELTQRGKIIYDRHCACCHGEDGQGKGPVASYQGYPAILPFDDRKFERYPLGKIFASAAFGQGNMPAFGTALTVDEMWQAALWVRYLYGASSSVFPDGGDGRSTKADGIVQDEEGGLSR, encoded by the coding sequence ATGAGGAGGGACTGGATTGTTGCGGCTGTGGCTTTGGCCCTTGTTGCGGGATGGGTGGTGTTCCGGAATGATTCCGGACACGGATCTGCGGATTATTTGTTTGATAACCATGTGACACAGGTGCGACTTGATTCCCAACGCCGGGTTGAGGAGCAGGGACGGACGGTGATGACAGTACCTCCTCATGTGCAGCCTGTCGGTATTCCTGCTCCGGGGATGACGGGGGAGCTTGTGTTCTCGAGATCCGGCGGAGGGTATTTGGAAACGGGGAAGCGGGCCGGAAGTTTTGGGGATACGGTTCCTGTCGAGTTAACGTCTGTGATGCCGGTTCGCGAGTTGACGCAGCGTGGGAAGATTATTTATGACCGGCATTGTGCCTGTTGCCACGGGGAGGATGGTCAGGGGAAGGGACCGGTGGCTTCGTATCAGGGGTATCCGGCGATTTTGCCTTTTGATGACCGAAAGTTTGAGCGTTATCCTCTTGGCAAGATTTTTGCAAGTGCGGCGTTCGGGCAGGGGAACATGCCTGCGTTCGGGACAGCGCTGACGGTGGATGAAATGTGGCAGGCGGCTCTATGGGTAAGGTATTTGTACGGCGCTTCCTCTTCCGTATTTCCCGACGGGGGGGACGGACGGAGCACAAAGGCGGATGGGATTGTGCAAGATGAGGAAGGAGGACTTTCACGATGA
- the nrfD gene encoding NrfD/PsrC family molybdoenzyme membrane anchor subunit: MMNEHSDDPVVPTNDHAAVRRMVEAVVASVEARTGLLWRCLFALAVVAAVWGLGWSAWRIGAEGVGVLGVTNDVPWGLDIVHFVFWIGLGHAGTLISAVLLLTGQHWRSPIARGAELMTLCAVVCAAIFPVVHVGRIWMAWMVSPLPEVSGVWPDLSSPLVWDVLAVSTYFSLSVLYWGMGLVPDCAVLRDRCSSPWRRRLYGVLSLGWNGSGRQWAVYERCSVLLAVVLTPLVVSVHSVVSFDFAVTQVHGWHETMFPPYFVAGAILSGMAMVQLILLTVRKLSPAAVGGHITPRVVGMTSRFVLGLSLVMAVMYFWEAGTALLSGGNAWGMMAARCGDPVFWMMAACNVVVPQLFWVKRWRRSPWVVVPVACCVLVGMWSERWLIVVRSLEHGLWKAMDSQYVPTSVDVAMAVGALGLFVAMYMGMMKVAPFFSLCEMRSHLQSGVKEPVGGGDVGAERAMVKNPGEVPEESGGGTFFAFGDEDGLLRAVKSVTAANGMHVIAVSAPYPCEAVRLDEAWHGGVTRGRRLSVWGVCGGGIGVAVVVGWLYVTQVLADPLVVQGRVQGWGMWPGYVPGIFEGMLLGAGLALVFGFLVEGGFLSRRRGMFGEVEEGVIRTEEGCDFVMQVPGCSRSLVTALLEAEGMPYTVLCRDAGEGEESAGGDRVDGREAEGR, from the coding sequence ATGATGAACGAGCACTCTGACGACCCAGTTGTCCCCACAAACGATCATGCGGCCGTGCGCCGGATGGTCGAGGCCGTCGTGGCATCGGTGGAAGCACGGACGGGGCTTTTGTGGCGGTGTTTGTTTGCTTTGGCTGTGGTGGCGGCAGTCTGGGGACTGGGCTGGAGCGCCTGGCGCATCGGTGCGGAAGGTGTCGGGGTGCTTGGGGTGACGAATGATGTGCCGTGGGGGCTGGATATCGTGCATTTTGTGTTTTGGATCGGCCTGGGGCATGCCGGGACGTTGATTTCCGCGGTGCTTTTGCTGACGGGGCAGCATTGGCGGAGTCCGATTGCACGGGGGGCGGAGTTGATGACTTTGTGCGCTGTGGTGTGCGCGGCGATTTTCCCGGTGGTGCATGTGGGGCGTATCTGGATGGCGTGGATGGTGTCTCCCTTGCCGGAGGTGTCGGGTGTGTGGCCGGATTTGTCGTCGCCTCTGGTGTGGGATGTGCTGGCGGTGAGTACGTATTTTTCCTTGTCGGTTTTGTATTGGGGGATGGGGCTGGTGCCCGATTGTGCGGTCTTGAGGGATCGTTGTTCGTCGCCATGGAGGCGGAGGCTCTACGGTGTGCTGTCGCTGGGGTGGAACGGTTCCGGGAGGCAATGGGCTGTTTATGAACGGTGCAGTGTGCTGCTGGCCGTGGTGTTGACTCCTCTCGTGGTGTCGGTGCATTCGGTGGTGAGTTTTGATTTTGCGGTGACGCAGGTGCATGGATGGCATGAGACGATGTTTCCTCCGTATTTTGTGGCGGGTGCGATTTTGAGCGGTATGGCGATGGTTCAGTTGATTTTGCTGACGGTGCGCAAGTTGTCTCCGGCAGCTGTGGGGGGGCATATTACGCCGCGTGTGGTGGGGATGACGTCGCGGTTTGTGCTGGGATTGAGCCTGGTGATGGCTGTGATGTATTTCTGGGAGGCAGGGACGGCTTTGTTGTCGGGAGGAAATGCGTGGGGGATGATGGCGGCGAGGTGCGGCGATCCGGTGTTCTGGATGATGGCGGCGTGCAATGTGGTGGTTCCGCAGTTGTTCTGGGTGAAGCGCTGGCGTCGTTCTCCGTGGGTAGTTGTTCCGGTGGCATGCTGTGTGCTGGTCGGGATGTGGTCGGAGCGTTGGCTGATTGTCGTTCGTTCTCTGGAACATGGTCTTTGGAAGGCGATGGATTCACAGTATGTGCCGACTTCGGTCGATGTGGCGATGGCGGTGGGTGCGCTGGGGCTTTTTGTGGCGATGTATATGGGGATGATGAAGGTGGCTCCGTTTTTTTCCCTGTGTGAAATGAGGTCGCATTTGCAGTCTGGTGTGAAGGAGCCTGTCGGTGGGGGCGATGTCGGTGCAGAGAGGGCGATGGTGAAAAATCCGGGGGAAGTACCTGAGGAATCAGGGGGAGGGACTTTCTTTGCTTTTGGAGATGAAGATGGCTTGCTCCGGGCGGTGAAGTCTGTGACTGCCGCGAATGGGATGCATGTAATCGCCGTGTCGGCTCCGTATCCTTGTGAGGCGGTGCGTCTGGATGAGGCGTGGCATGGCGGAGTAACGCGTGGACGCAGGTTGTCGGTTTGGGGCGTGTGCGGCGGGGGGATCGGTGTGGCTGTCGTGGTCGGGTGGTTGTATGTGACGCAGGTACTGGCGGATCCTCTGGTGGTTCAAGGGCGTGTCCAGGGATGGGGGATGTGGCCGGGGTATGTACCGGGGATTTTTGAGGGGATGTTGCTGGGTGCCGGCCTTGCTCTTGTTTTCGGTTTTTTGGTGGAGGGTGGTTTTCTGAGTCGGAGGCGGGGGATGTTCGGGGAGGTGGAGGAAGGTGTTATCCGTACTGAAGAAGGATGTGATTTTGTGATGCAGGTGCCGGGTTGTTCCCGGAGCCTGGTGACTGCTTTGCTGGAAGCGGAGGGAATGCCCTATACGGTGTTGTGCCGTGATGCCGGTGAAGGTGAAGAGAGCGCGGGGGGAGACCGTGTAGATGGAAGGGAGGCTGAGGGACGATGA
- a CDS encoding AAA family ATPase, with amino-acid sequence MKRKLFDDLKRWKTKSRRLPLILTGARQTGKTWLLKEFGRECYRNTLYVNFENTPNLQELFEGSIDPQRILDTLSILYGMKIDPETTLIIFDEIQEIPRAITSLKYFAENAPEYSICCAGSFLDIALNRATSFPVGKVDFLNMEPLDFEEFLMAMGKENWLNSLRQQPQIAPLPQVLLEPLIDYLKQYMLIGGMPAAVDSWVREKDIAEVNTILNNILNSYVQDFSKHAPASTVPKIRMLWDSIPMQLARENTKFIYGAIRQGARAREYEDALLWLKDSGLIRIVRRLTKPAFPLKFYEDPKAFKIFLLDIGLLRIMSGLPADILIQGSSMFEEFKGSLTEQYVLQQLSTLPLNSPPDYWTSGNTAEVDFVISLDSHIIPLEVKAGGNIRAKSLKIYRDQYAPPLAIRTALTNLQHDEGLLNIPLPLLWNMPGYIAGLTPNEEN; translated from the coding sequence ATGAAAAGAAAGTTGTTCGATGATCTCAAACGTTGGAAAACCAAGTCCAGACGCCTTCCTCTGATTCTCACCGGAGCCCGCCAGACCGGCAAAACATGGCTTCTCAAAGAATTTGGGAGGGAGTGCTACCGGAACACCCTCTACGTCAATTTCGAGAATACCCCCAATCTCCAGGAACTCTTCGAAGGGAGCATTGACCCCCAACGTATTCTGGACACCCTATCCATCCTCTACGGGATGAAAATTGATCCGGAAACAACATTGATCATCTTCGACGAAATTCAAGAAATCCCCCGCGCCATCACCTCACTCAAATACTTTGCCGAAAACGCCCCGGAATACTCCATATGCTGCGCCGGTTCATTTCTGGACATAGCCCTGAATCGGGCGACATCCTTCCCTGTGGGGAAAGTGGACTTCCTCAACATGGAACCCCTAGATTTTGAAGAATTCCTCATGGCCATGGGCAAGGAAAACTGGCTGAATTCCCTGCGCCAACAGCCTCAGATAGCTCCCCTTCCCCAAGTCCTGCTGGAGCCTCTCATAGACTACTTGAAGCAATACATGCTCATAGGCGGCATGCCCGCCGCCGTCGACTCCTGGGTGCGGGAAAAAGACATAGCCGAGGTAAATACCATCCTCAACAACATTCTCAACTCCTACGTACAAGATTTCTCCAAACATGCCCCCGCCAGCACAGTCCCGAAAATCCGTATGCTTTGGGACAGCATTCCGATGCAACTGGCACGGGAAAACACAAAATTCATCTACGGAGCCATCCGGCAAGGAGCTCGTGCCCGGGAATATGAAGATGCTTTGCTGTGGTTGAAAGACAGTGGCCTGATCCGCATCGTTCGGCGGCTCACCAAACCGGCATTTCCCCTCAAATTCTACGAAGACCCTAAAGCCTTCAAAATCTTCCTTCTCGACATCGGCCTCCTCAGGATCATGAGTGGTCTTCCCGCCGATATCCTCATTCAGGGCAGTTCCATGTTTGAAGAATTCAAAGGTTCACTGACGGAGCAATACGTTCTCCAGCAACTCTCAACACTTCCCCTGAACAGCCCTCCGGACTACTGGACATCCGGAAACACGGCAGAAGTGGACTTCGTCATCTCGCTGGATAGTCACATCATCCCTCTGGAAGTCAAAGCAGGTGGAAATATCCGTGCCAAAAGCCTGAAAATCTACCGTGATCAATACGCCCCACCTCTTGCCATCAGAACAGCCCTCACCAATCTTCAACACGACGAAGGACTCCTCAACATCCCCCTCCCACTTCTCTGGAACATGCCAGGGTATATAGCCGGACTTACTCCGAACGAGGAAAATTAA